In a genomic window of Methanosarcina horonobensis HB-1 = JCM 15518:
- a CDS encoding permease: MSIQGISISSENKYVKPENKKTKNEKMSLKKRAFSLIKRLRFVIVTSFVIIVLYCVNSPAGLKALEISVSNTQEMLGLIPPIFIFMGLLDVWVPKETFIRYMGESSGLKGILTALFLGSAAAGPLYIAFPIAVLLMKKKAKFAYVLFFLGVWSTTKIPLLIYEISYMGAKFTVIQVAVCIPLILLFSLAIEKILSADERESLYIKAESEFP; this comes from the coding sequence ATGAGTATTCAGGGCATATCCATCAGTTCCGAGAATAAATATGTAAAACCTGAAAATAAAAAAACCAAAAATGAAAAAATGAGTCTGAAAAAAAGAGCCTTTTCCTTGATAAAAAGATTAAGATTCGTTATAGTTACTTCTTTTGTTATAATCGTTCTGTATTGTGTAAACTCGCCTGCAGGTCTTAAAGCCTTAGAAATTTCAGTATCGAACACGCAGGAAATGCTAGGCCTTATTCCTCCTATTTTTATTTTTATGGGCCTGCTAGATGTATGGGTCCCTAAAGAAACATTCATCAGGTATATGGGAGAAAGTTCAGGCCTTAAAGGAATACTCACAGCTTTATTCTTAGGATCTGCTGCAGCAGGCCCCCTTTATATCGCTTTTCCGATTGCCGTGCTTCTAATGAAGAAAAAAGCAAAATTTGCATATGTATTATTTTTCCTTGGAGTATGGTCCACGACTAAAATTCCTCTTTTAATCTATGAAATTTCATATATGGGAGCGAAGTTCACGGTAATTCAAGTAGCAGTATGCATTCCCCTGATTCTCCTCTTCTCCCTGGCAATTGAAAAGATACTGTCAGCAGACGAAAGGGAGTCACTGTACATAAAAGCTGAGTCAGAGTTCCCTTAA
- a CDS encoding PadR family transcriptional regulator, whose amino-acid sequence MSMNKYFRHTPAFILLFLAQKPAYGALLFKRLDEEMPFNLIDTPALYRALNGLEKEGAIEAYWDTSEPGPAKKWYRITLKGMERLSELKQDIEKRRQDLDFFLETYEKLQI is encoded by the coding sequence ATGTCCATGAACAAATACTTTCGCCATACCCCAGCTTTTATACTTCTTTTTCTGGCACAGAAGCCGGCTTATGGAGCCCTTCTGTTTAAAAGACTTGATGAGGAGATGCCCTTCAATCTAATAGATACCCCTGCTCTTTACAGGGCACTGAATGGTCTGGAAAAAGAAGGAGCCATTGAAGCCTACTGGGACACATCGGAACCCGGACCTGCAAAAAAATGGTATCGAATAACTCTGAAAGGAATGGAAAGACTAAGTGAACTCAAGCAGGATATTGAAAAAAGAAGGCAAGACCTGGATTTTTTCCTGGAGACTTACGAAAAATTGCAAATTTAA
- a CDS encoding B-box zinc finger protein has translation MKPVLDEEEIWVLECIKEANLDRGFHIRDIIKKAKTEYGLSRSTVYEIVGYLEFHDLVKTNKLGNRELDPNIQYCVTCTSCGKEIPGNEYIKESGRAICEDCYLEGHQRIKFADPVAVRSKRLFRKQHGFEGTEGLTELQKEIYRFILEEGGATPEKISNLFKLTLQETRNQLAILRHCELLKWRKMGEEMYMVPFDS, from the coding sequence ATGAAACCTGTGCTGGATGAAGAGGAAATATGGGTTCTCGAATGCATAAAAGAAGCTAATCTGGATCGGGGCTTCCATATTCGGGACATAATCAAAAAAGCAAAAACAGAGTATGGATTATCCAGGTCAACAGTTTATGAAATCGTAGGCTATTTGGAATTTCATGACCTGGTAAAAACGAATAAACTCGGCAATCGCGAACTTGATCCAAATATTCAATATTGTGTAACATGTACGAGTTGCGGCAAAGAAATTCCCGGGAATGAATATATCAAAGAAAGCGGGAGGGCAATATGCGAGGATTGTTATTTGGAAGGGCATCAGAGAATAAAGTTTGCAGACCCTGTAGCAGTGCGCTCCAAAAGGCTTTTCAGAAAACAACATGGGTTTGAAGGGACTGAGGGCCTGACAGAACTGCAAAAAGAAATCTATAGGTTTATCCTGGAGGAAGGAGGAGCTACACCCGAAAAGATTTCAAATTTATTCAAGCTTACCTTGCAGGAAACCAGGAATCAGCTTGCAATACTCAGGCACTGCGAGCTTTTAAAGTGGAGAAAAATGGGAGAAGAGATGTACATGGTTCCCTTTGATTCTTAA
- a CDS encoding carboxymuconolactone decarboxylase family protein has translation MAEKFDMNERMKAMAGELPGVMNALMGLHSEVVKDGALSARTKELMMVGIAVALRCEPCLWKHVPEAASLGATREEIMEAVSTAILMAGGPAVAYGSVVVLKILDELNV, from the coding sequence TTGGCAGAAAAATTCGATATGAATGAAAGGATGAAAGCAATGGCCGGGGAACTTCCGGGAGTAATGAACGCTCTGATGGGACTTCATTCGGAAGTTGTCAAAGACGGAGCTTTAAGTGCTCGAACAAAAGAGCTTATGATGGTAGGGATTGCAGTTGCACTGCGCTGTGAGCCCTGTCTATGGAAGCATGTTCCTGAGGCTGCAAGCCTGGGAGCAACCCGTGAAGAGATTATGGAAGCTGTAAGTACCGCAATATTGATGGCAGGAGGACCTGCAGTAGCTTACGGATCAGTAGTCGTCCTCAAAATTCTTGATGAGCTTAATGTCTAA
- a CDS encoding LIM domain-containing protein, which translates to MVEEKTSSAACAVCGCELSEEDSIEKDGQILCEDCYIESSHKIQACDPWAVRSKKIFREEAGLEGTEGLTELQKAIYDFIVSRGGAKKEEIAEKFGISARETENQFALLRHCELVKGQKRTDGVYLVPFEVR; encoded by the coding sequence ATGGTCGAAGAAAAAACCAGCTCTGCCGCATGTGCAGTTTGCGGGTGTGAGCTATCAGAAGAGGATAGTATCGAAAAAGACGGGCAGATTCTTTGCGAAGACTGCTATATAGAAAGTAGTCATAAGATCCAGGCATGTGATCCATGGGCTGTCCGTTCTAAAAAGATTTTCAGGGAAGAAGCCGGACTTGAAGGGACTGAAGGCCTGACAGAACTGCAAAAAGCCATTTATGATTTCATAGTCTCCCGGGGCGGGGCAAAAAAAGAAGAAATTGCAGAAAAATTTGGAATCTCTGCAAGGGAGACCGAAAACCAGTTTGCTCTTCTAAGACACTGCGAGCTGGTAAAAGGGCAGAAAAGGACAGATGGAGTATATCTTGTGCCTTTTGAAGTCAGATAA
- the ftsA gene encoding coenzyme F390 synthetase, translating to MDSSKHYFNPEIETMDRGELDALIEERVRYTVRYAAENSPFYRKWFEKHGVNPGDVKTHEDLLELPIISGKTIRENQPPEEKDFLFRSVGWEDVFTIHETSGTSGTPKSFFLTWEDWERYAEKYARVFRSQGFGPGDRVVVCASYGMNVGANTMTLAARQLGMSIIPEGKCTFPLRVIKTYRPTGIVGSVFKLLNLARRMQAEGIDPGQSGVNKLVVGGEAFADESRNYLSEIWGCPVYNTYGSTEGTMCGECTEISGLHVPEDFVHLDVYDPHLKEFVPDGECGRVVLSTLLPVGAKAGNLLLNYDTEDTTVVLTRKKCACGRTHMKIFTPQREAETVWVEGTPFNRVDVERGVFQSGNMDYLTGEYEAFLYGAEDEGETVLRVSLEYENPETCDRDLIQENFIRSFLKYKPPLSRAYEDGTFKILFNFTGPKGLELYKIKGRPKRLVDRR from the coding sequence TTGGACAGCTCAAAGCATTATTTTAATCCAGAAATCGAGACCATGGATAGGGGAGAACTCGATGCTCTCATTGAGGAACGGGTGCGCTATACAGTAAGATATGCAGCTGAAAATTCCCCTTTTTACAGAAAATGGTTTGAAAAACACGGAGTAAATCCGGGAGATGTTAAAACCCATGAAGACTTGCTTGAACTTCCAATCATCTCCGGGAAAACAATCCGGGAAAACCAGCCTCCTGAGGAAAAGGATTTCCTGTTCAGGAGTGTGGGCTGGGAAGATGTTTTTACAATCCACGAGACCAGCGGCACGAGTGGGACTCCGAAGAGCTTTTTCCTTACCTGGGAAGACTGGGAGCGCTATGCTGAAAAGTACGCTAGGGTTTTCAGGTCTCAGGGTTTCGGGCCCGGAGACAGGGTAGTTGTCTGTGCATCCTATGGAATGAATGTGGGAGCAAACACAATGACTCTTGCAGCCAGACAGCTGGGTATGAGCATTATTCCTGAAGGAAAGTGCACTTTTCCTCTGCGTGTTATTAAAACCTACAGACCGACAGGCATAGTGGGCAGCGTATTCAAGCTCCTGAACCTTGCTCGCAGAATGCAGGCTGAGGGCATCGACCCAGGGCAGTCCGGCGTGAACAAGCTGGTTGTGGGAGGAGAAGCCTTTGCTGACGAGTCAAGAAATTATCTCTCTGAAATATGGGGCTGCCCTGTCTACAACACCTACGGGAGCACGGAAGGGACAATGTGCGGAGAGTGCACTGAGATCTCAGGGCTGCACGTTCCCGAAGACTTTGTTCATCTTGATGTTTACGACCCTCATTTAAAGGAATTCGTGCCTGATGGGGAATGCGGAAGAGTTGTCCTGAGTACGCTTCTGCCTGTCGGGGCAAAAGCAGGAAACCTTCTTTTAAATTACGATACTGAAGACACAACTGTTGTCCTTACGCGCAAAAAATGTGCCTGTGGAAGGACCCATATGAAAATTTTCACTCCCCAGAGAGAGGCAGAAACCGTCTGGGTTGAAGGAACTCCTTTTAACCGTGTAGATGTAGAAAGAGGCGTCTTTCAGAGTGGGAACATGGACTACCTGACAGGAGAGTATGAAGCTTTTCTCTATGGTGCGGAAGACGAAGGAGAAACCGTACTCAGGGTCAGTTTAGAATACGAAAATCCAGAAACCTGTGATAGGGACCTTATACAGGAAAACTTTATTCGCTCTTTCCTTAAATATAAGCCTCCTCTTTCCAGGGCTTATGAAGACGGCACTTTCAAGATTCTCTTCAACTTCACAGGTCCCAAGGGCCTTGAACTGTACAAAATCAAAGGAAGGCCAAAAAGACTTGTAGACAGAAGATAA
- the nikR gene encoding nickel-responsive transcriptional regulator NikR encodes METELMRIGVSLPDTLLGKFDEIIEKRGYSSRSEGIRDAIRSYISYYEWMGDIKGHRVGTVAVIYDHTKRGLSNALADIQHNYSHLIKSSVHIHLDHDNCFEVIVLDGDGEEIKELAESIMALKGVKFSKLTTVASNEKI; translated from the coding sequence ATGGAAACAGAACTTATGAGGATAGGGGTCTCCCTTCCCGACACCCTTCTTGGTAAATTTGATGAGATTATAGAAAAAAGAGGTTATTCTTCCCGCTCGGAAGGCATAAGGGACGCCATCAGGAGTTATATTTCTTATTACGAGTGGATGGGTGACATTAAAGGCCATCGTGTCGGGACAGTCGCCGTTATTTACGACCACACGAAGCGCGGTCTTTCAAATGCACTTGCAGATATACAGCACAACTACTCTCACCTGATAAAGTCTTCAGTGCACATTCACCTTGACCATGATAACTGTTTTGAGGTAATTGTTCTTGATGGGGACGGCGAAGAGATTAAAGAGCTTGCCGAATCCATTATGGCCCTTAAAGGGGTAAAATTCTCAAAACTTACCACTGTGGCCTCAAACGAAAAGATTTAA
- a CDS encoding ArsR/SmtB family transcription factor, producing MSEKKLIEVRGAYSLPEDVLEAVHTALNEDVEEIVGLFKVLADPTRLRILKALEVQSLCVCVLVEATDQKHSALSYHLKLLKEAGLVDSKRERSFQIYYLTEFGNLLLKYIEKHFEKS from the coding sequence ATGTCTGAAAAAAAATTAATAGAAGTCAGAGGGGCTTATTCCCTTCCGGAAGATGTGCTTGAAGCTGTTCACACGGCCCTTAATGAAGATGTTGAAGAGATCGTCGGTTTGTTCAAGGTTCTTGCAGATCCTACCCGTCTGAGAATTCTTAAAGCCCTCGAAGTCCAGAGCCTCTGCGTCTGTGTCCTCGTTGAAGCTACCGATCAAAAACACTCCGCACTTTCTTACCACCTCAAGCTTTTAAAGGAAGCAGGACTTGTGGATTCGAAGAGAGAGCGCAGTTTCCAGATTTATTACCTTACAGAATTCGGAAATCTGCTCCTGAAGTATATTGAAAAACATTTCGAAAAAAGTTAA
- a CDS encoding flippase-like domain-containing protein produces the protein MTSVSVVLPAYNEAARIENTVSITAETLSKITHSFEIIIAEDGSTDGTDRIASRLSEQYPYVKHLHSDERQGRGRALNRAFKAASGEVLCYIDVDLATDMKYLEKLIKAVSTEGYDFATGSRIMPESDAKRPFKREFASRGYNSMVRLLLHSKLYDHQCGFKAFRRGPLFELLDEIENQHWFWDTELLVRAQYRGYRVLEFPVYWRHGGSSKVNFAKDIVGMGSEVFRLWWELFFPGLFSGKGKMFLTAFLALMILALAATFLGASEVLENIKQVSLGSLALASLVYCASWPLRGVRFQQILKRLGNHYGLGFLTGSIFISQSANVILPARIGDLSRMYILKKSKDLAFTTSFSSLTVERVFDIIAITFIAVLASSGVATRFELASWMESLIRFSGIAVLLFFVAIFTLSFRESRSKKEVRKETSANFSGEPLSKIKEFASTFIRQMSVIAVRPGAFLAVVASSLLIWGMDILTCFLVLKAFPTAGVDLSSAFTISLVFLAVALGNIAKTFPVTPGAIGTYEVALTAVFGLGGIRPELGFTVAVLDHIIKNSITLLGGGLALSELGFRWREVLSTNTDTLKGM, from the coding sequence ATAACCAGCGTCTCGGTAGTTCTGCCCGCTTATAATGAAGCCGCCAGAATAGAAAACACGGTCTCGATAACAGCAGAGACTCTTTCAAAGATAACTCATTCTTTTGAGATTATCATAGCAGAGGACGGAAGCACGGACGGTACGGACCGGATAGCTTCGAGGCTTTCGGAACAGTACCCTTATGTCAAACACCTGCATTCCGATGAACGACAGGGAAGGGGGAGAGCTCTTAACAGGGCTTTTAAGGCAGCCTCGGGGGAGGTACTCTGTTATATTGATGTAGATCTTGCAACAGATATGAAGTATCTGGAAAAGCTGATCAAAGCTGTAAGTACGGAGGGTTATGACTTTGCCACCGGTTCGAGAATAATGCCTGAAAGCGATGCAAAAAGACCTTTTAAACGGGAGTTTGCAAGCAGAGGATATAACTCCATGGTCAGGCTTCTTTTGCATTCAAAACTCTATGACCACCAGTGCGGTTTCAAGGCTTTTAGGAGAGGACCTCTTTTTGAACTGCTTGATGAAATTGAGAACCAGCACTGGTTCTGGGATACCGAATTGCTTGTCAGAGCCCAGTATCGGGGATACAGGGTTCTTGAGTTCCCTGTGTACTGGAGGCATGGAGGATCAAGCAAGGTTAATTTTGCAAAGGATATTGTTGGAATGGGGTCGGAGGTCTTCCGTCTCTGGTGGGAACTCTTTTTTCCTGGCTTATTTTCAGGGAAAGGAAAAATGTTCCTGACAGCTTTTCTTGCACTTATGATTCTCGCACTTGCTGCAACATTTCTGGGTGCATCCGAAGTTCTGGAAAATATAAAGCAGGTATCTCTGGGCAGCCTGGCTCTTGCTTCTCTTGTTTACTGCGCCTCATGGCCGCTTAGAGGAGTTCGTTTCCAGCAGATCCTTAAAAGACTAGGAAACCATTACGGACTTGGATTTCTTACCGGGAGTATTTTCATCAGCCAATCTGCAAATGTAATCCTTCCAGCAAGAATAGGAGACCTTAGCAGGATGTATATCCTGAAAAAAAGTAAAGATCTTGCTTTTACAACTAGCTTTTCCTCTCTGACAGTGGAAAGAGTCTTTGACATAATTGCAATTACTTTCATTGCCGTACTTGCATCCTCAGGCGTAGCTACCAGGTTTGAACTTGCTTCTTGGATGGAGTCACTAATCAGGTTCTCAGGGATTGCAGTCCTCCTTTTCTTTGTAGCCATCTTTACGTTATCTTTTAGAGAGAGCCGCAGTAAAAAGGAAGTTAGGAAAGAAACTTCGGCAAATTTCTCAGGGGAACCTCTTAGTAAAATAAAAGAGTTTGCATCCACTTTTATCCGTCAAATGAGTGTGATTGCAGTCCGTCCGGGAGCATTTCTTGCAGTGGTTGCATCCTCTCTCCTCATATGGGGCATGGATATCCTTACCTGCTTTCTGGTCCTGAAAGCCTTTCCGACAGCCGGAGTAGATCTGTCTTCAGCATTTACCATATCCCTGGTCTTCCTGGCAGTAGCTCTCGGAAACATCGCAAAAACCTTTCCGGTTACTCCTGGAGCTATAGGAACATATGAGGTTGCCCTTACTGCAGTTTTCGGGCTTGGAGGAATTCGACCCGAACTCGGGTTTACTGTCGCTGTTCTGGATCACATAATAAAAAACTCAATCACATTGCTTGGAGGGGGGCTCGCCTTATCGGAACTGGGATTCAGATGGAGAGAGGTCCTCTCCACGAATACCGATACTCTAAAAGGGATGTAA
- a CDS encoding DUF2298 domain-containing protein: MSDYFHIILWFFLIETLGFISIPLTQNAGNKLADGGYSVSRTLGIILVTYLSWIFSYVLGFNLIAILMAFLVLCLISAILYRKQRLLPSRKILIMNELVFVSGFFFFLLVRVHLPEIYMHEKFMDFAFLNAVIKTTSFPPLDPWFSGGLMDFYYYFGYLSVAVTGKLSGVNPSILFNLAIALTFALSLNAFFGIGYNLTYGKIKYGILTAGFGMLLGNLQGLIEFVSIYIQHEQVSRGYYWSSSRVIPFTINEFPYFSFIHGDLHSHMLAIPFQLLILVFLLNMYFRKNESSVFENCLALFTFSISLGFLFPSNSWDFPVYFSLTFLVVFAFYCGNYIHNRNLFGTIAKFSNSIIFISIFSFLPYLPFYLSFNPQAAGGFDFVVPAFRTQIDKFLILFGLFLFLVFSFLVTRLGSGRKIGFFLLLAGISVMLSKVWVIPLLTILLPLLALSLFLFLKDIPERSVAGFVSLLTATSAFIALLCEFIFLDDPISGNFARMNTVFKFYMHLWIFLAIAASYSYYELNLRYQGKTGNRKLLNGVVKKAWTAVLVFLIISCAIFPVVSTFTRVKDMNAKPTLDGMGYMRELDMGDYNAIEWMQENTEGSPVILEASEDDSSYSYACRVSANTGLPTVIGWARHERFWGRDHAEVRKRIEDVRSIYSTDSEEKAVELMDKYNVSYVYIGRLEQQIYQVKTEKFENETYFEPVYQGSVTIYKLKKDP, encoded by the coding sequence GTGTCAGACTACTTTCATATAATTTTATGGTTTTTTCTTATAGAAACTCTGGGATTCATTTCGATTCCGCTAACTCAAAACGCAGGAAACAAACTTGCTGATGGAGGATATTCTGTATCCAGGACCCTTGGAATTATACTCGTCACCTATCTTTCCTGGATTTTTTCGTACGTACTGGGTTTCAATCTTATTGCGATCCTGATGGCATTTCTCGTGCTTTGCCTTATATCTGCTATCCTTTACCGGAAACAGCGGCTTCTCCCAAGCAGGAAGATTCTTATCATGAACGAATTGGTGTTCGTTTCAGGCTTCTTTTTTTTCTTGCTCGTACGTGTGCACCTGCCCGAGATATATATGCATGAAAAATTTATGGACTTTGCATTTTTAAATGCAGTGATAAAAACTACTTCTTTTCCTCCTCTGGACCCCTGGTTTTCAGGCGGGCTCATGGATTTTTACTACTATTTCGGATATCTTTCCGTGGCAGTAACTGGAAAACTCAGCGGCGTCAACCCCTCTATCCTTTTTAACCTGGCAATTGCACTGACCTTTGCCCTGTCTCTGAACGCCTTCTTCGGTATAGGGTACAATCTTACATATGGGAAAATCAAGTACGGAATCCTGACTGCAGGGTTTGGAATGCTGCTCGGAAATCTGCAGGGACTTATAGAGTTCGTATCTATATATATCCAGCATGAGCAGGTCTCAAGAGGATATTACTGGAGCAGTTCAAGAGTCATCCCTTTTACAATAAATGAATTCCCGTACTTCAGCTTCATACATGGGGACCTTCACTCTCATATGCTTGCAATCCCGTTTCAGTTGCTTATACTTGTTTTTCTCTTGAATATGTATTTCAGGAAAAATGAAAGTTCAGTGTTTGAAAACTGTCTGGCACTTTTTACATTTTCTATATCTCTCGGCTTTTTGTTTCCATCCAATTCCTGGGACTTTCCTGTATATTTCAGTCTGACATTTCTAGTTGTTTTTGCGTTTTATTGCGGGAATTATATCCATAATAGGAATTTATTCGGGACTATTGCTAAATTCTCCAATTCGATAATTTTTATTTCCATTTTCAGTTTCCTGCCGTATTTACCTTTTTATCTGTCATTTAATCCCCAGGCTGCAGGAGGATTTGACTTTGTTGTGCCTGCGTTCAGGACACAGATTGATAAGTTCCTGATCCTTTTCGGACTTTTTCTTTTTCTGGTCTTTTCATTCCTTGTAACTCGTCTGGGTTCTGGAAGAAAAATTGGATTTTTTCTTCTGCTGGCAGGTATTTCAGTAATGCTTTCAAAAGTATGGGTTATTCCTCTGCTTACGATACTTTTACCCCTGCTTGCTCTTTCCCTGTTTCTGTTCCTGAAGGACATACCGGAAAGAAGCGTGGCAGGATTTGTGTCTCTTCTAACAGCAACATCTGCTTTTATTGCCCTACTCTGTGAGTTTATTTTTCTTGACGACCCCATTTCAGGGAATTTTGCCCGTATGAACACGGTTTTCAAATTTTACATGCATTTATGGATCTTCCTTGCCATTGCAGCCTCTTACTCGTATTATGAACTTAATTTACGTTACCAGGGAAAAACCGGAAACAGAAAGCTTTTGAATGGAGTTGTAAAAAAAGCATGGACAGCTGTACTTGTATTCCTGATCATCTCCTGTGCCATTTTTCCTGTAGTATCAACCTTCACGAGAGTAAAAGATATGAATGCCAAGCCTACCCTTGATGGGATGGGATATATGAGGGAGCTGGATATGGGAGACTACAATGCCATAGAGTGGATGCAGGAGAACACCGAAGGCTCGCCTGTGATTCTTGAAGCTTCTGAAGATGACAGCAGTTACAGTTATGCCTGCCGGGTTTCTGCAAACACGGGACTACCTACAGTCATTGGGTGGGCAAGACATGAGAGGTTCTGGGGAAGAGACCATGCAGAAGTAAGAAAGAGAATAGAAGATGTTCGCTCGATTTATTCCACTGACAGCGAAGAGAAAGCGGTTGAGCTAATGGATAAATATAACGTAAGCTATGTGTATATTGGTCGGCTTGAACAGCAAATATATCAGGTAAAAACGGAAAAATTCGAGAATGAAACTTATTTTGAACCGGTTTATCAGGGCTCAGTCACAATATATAAATTAAAGAAAGACCCGTAA
- a CDS encoding aldehyde dehydrogenase family protein — protein sequence MVAMKMLINGKAAGACGGECFDVKNPATGELLEQVPRGTEDDIALAVEAAVSAFEGWASTSPQQRGMVFYRAAGVVRQRKEELATLLTQEQGKPLAEARNEIEGFAHVLEYYCGLAGSLRGDFIPVPGNGYAFTVKKPLGVCAAIIPWNMPALIMSWKIAPALISGNTFVLKPASSTPLTNLTLASVLNEAGLPAGVLNVITGSGETAGESLVRNPHVKKISFTGESGTGIRVAELAASGMKRVTLELGGSDPMIVCDDANLESAVAGAIRGRFYNCGQTCTAVKRLYVFESVAEEFISKLKAGVRNLKVGNGLDNNTDMGPLNNSHQMEYIKELVAEVKEKSEGRIITGGKIPSFKGSDKGYFFEPTLVSDVPEDSRLLKEEVFGPVLPIVKVKNLDEAIEEANRSSYGLGASVWTKDLDRARMGCEQLNAGIIWVNQHFKVAPEVPFGGIKGSGFGRENGPDVLSEYLETRTIMLKT from the coding sequence ATGGTAGCCATGAAAATGCTAATTAACGGAAAAGCTGCAGGGGCGTGCGGAGGCGAATGCTTTGATGTTAAAAACCCTGCAACAGGTGAACTTCTAGAGCAGGTCCCGAGAGGCACAGAGGATGACATTGCCCTTGCGGTAGAAGCCGCTGTGTCGGCTTTTGAAGGCTGGGCCTCCACATCTCCACAGCAGAGAGGTATGGTTTTTTACAGAGCTGCAGGAGTTGTCAGGCAGAGGAAAGAGGAGCTTGCTACTCTGCTCACGCAGGAACAGGGAAAACCTCTTGCAGAGGCCAGAAACGAAATTGAAGGTTTCGCACACGTTCTTGAATACTACTGCGGGCTTGCAGGCAGTTTGCGGGGTGACTTTATCCCTGTTCCGGGAAATGGGTATGCCTTTACCGTAAAGAAGCCTCTGGGAGTTTGTGCGGCTATAATTCCCTGGAACATGCCTGCCCTGATCATGAGCTGGAAAATTGCTCCTGCTTTGATTTCGGGCAACACTTTTGTCCTGAAACCGGCAAGCAGCACTCCCCTTACAAACCTCACTCTGGCTTCTGTCCTGAATGAAGCTGGCCTGCCCGCAGGTGTTCTGAACGTAATTACAGGCTCTGGCGAGACTGCAGGAGAGAGTCTTGTACGTAATCCCCATGTAAAAAAAATCTCTTTTACAGGAGAATCCGGGACAGGGATAAGAGTAGCTGAACTTGCAGCCAGCGGAATGAAAAGGGTTACCCTTGAGCTGGGAGGGAGTGACCCCATGATCGTATGTGATGATGCCAATCTCGAAAGTGCAGTTGCAGGAGCTATTAGAGGGAGATTTTACAATTGCGGTCAGACCTGTACGGCTGTCAAGAGGCTGTATGTTTTTGAATCCGTTGCTGAGGAGTTCATAAGTAAACTCAAAGCAGGCGTTAGAAATTTAAAAGTCGGTAACGGGCTGGATAACAATACAGATATGGGGCCTCTTAACAACAGCCATCAGATGGAATATATAAAAGAACTCGTAGCAGAAGTCAAGGAAAAGAGTGAAGGCAGAATAATTACCGGAGGAAAAATTCCTTCATTCAAAGGTTCCGATAAAGGATATTTCTTTGAACCTACCCTGGTCTCAGACGTGCCTGAAGACTCCAGACTCCTCAAAGAGGAAGTATTCGGACCTGTGTTACCCATAGTCAAGGTGAAAAATCTGGATGAGGCGATAGAGGAAGCTAACAGGAGCAGTTACGGGCTTGGTGCATCTGTCTGGACAAAAGATCTGGACAGGGCAAGGATGGGGTGCGAACAGTTAAATGCAGGGATTATATGGGTCAACCAGCATTTCAAGGTAGCTCCCGAAGTTCCTTTCGGAGGAATTAAAGGGAGCGGATTCGGAAGAGAAAACGGACCTGATGTCCTTTCCGAATATCTGGAAACCAGAACCATTATGCTAAAGACTTGA
- a CDS encoding DUF3303 domain-containing protein — protein sequence MLFMDVSTWDPSNRDKILEHFKKLEIPEGIDVINQWVDLSGNRYYILYEAESAEAYGAFNLPWSDICVIDSVPVMEASEFMQLLPKYKK from the coding sequence ATGTTATTCATGGATGTTAGTACCTGGGACCCTTCGAATCGCGATAAGATCCTTGAACACTTTAAGAAACTGGAAATTCCAGAAGGAATCGATGTTATCAACCAGTGGGTTGACCTTTCCGGAAACCGCTATTACATTCTCTACGAAGCAGAAAGTGCCGAAGCTTACGGAGCATTCAACCTGCCCTGGTCTGATATCTGCGTGATTGACAGCGTCCCCGTAATGGAAGCTTCCGAATTCATGCAGCTTCTGCCCAAGTACAAAAAGTAA